ACCAGGCGGTACTTGCCGCCCAGGGGCACGGCGGGCTTGGCGCGCTTCTGCGTCAGGGGAAAGAGGCGGGTGCCGGCCCCGCCGCCCATGATGATGGCGAGGGTGGAATCCTGTAGGGTCTTTGGCTTCATGGCTGGCTGGGGGTGAGGATCTGGATGATGATAGGCGCGAGCGGGGCCTCACCAGCCCGTCGCCCTCCGGGCGACGCATCGGAGGCTCAACTTGCCCAATGGTCAGAACGGGTTCGCGTCCCGAGCCGCGCGCGTTCAACGAATGGCACCACCGGCGGGAAAAAAAACCGTCACACGGTCACACGGCGCCACGGCGGGCCACGGCGAACACGGCGGAAAGACGGAATCATCCGCAGAACACGCAGAAGAACGCAGAAAAGAGGAAACCTCCACAGATTACACAGATTGACAAAGATTAAGAGGACTTGGCGGCAACTCTAAGGTTGACACTCGCACCCACCCCCCCCACGGTGCCGCTCCGAACTCCGAACTCCGAACTCCGAACGCTTTCCTCTTTCCGCCGTGGCTCGCCGTGGTCGCCGTGTGAACTCTTACATTGTGCCCGCCACACCCGCTGCGGCCGCCGTGTGACCGAGCTCCGAGTGTTACGCGTTCTCGAGGGACGTCAAGAGCCCCTCGTTGCCCGGAGCCGCGCGCCGGGATGACCAAAAGTATTTGGCCGAGGGCGAGGCTTTCTCGGGCAGCGCCGCCTGAAAACTCACTTCCTTAATTTCCCTCTGTTTACGTTTCACCTTAGGGGCTCCACTGGTTACGACTGCCACAAACAACAGGGTGATCGCATCCTTATCGCGCCGGTCAAGCACCCCGAGCAGTGAACCGATCTGCACGCGCAAGCCCGTTTCCTCGTAAACTTCCCGCTTCAAGGCCTTGATGAGCGCTTCACCCCGTTTGACCTTCCCGCCAGGCAACGTCCAGCATTTCAAACCCGCACTTTGCCGAACCAAGAGAACATTTCGATCCGGATCCTCGATCCAGGCCATGACCGACACTTCCTTAGTGGGGCGCGCCGGGGAAGGTTTCCTCGCGGATTTGGGCATACCTAGATAAGCGACGTGACCGGCGGCCTGCATAAGCCTCGGAGAGCCTTTTACGTGTGGCCGCACTTCCTGTGTACGGACGTTCCGGTTTTTCCGTCGCCGCCGGTGGAGGTGGCAAGGGTTCCGGGCCGGGTACGGGAGCCGGTCCGGGCGACGCCGGGGGCAGCGGATCCGGCGGTAGC
This window of the Verrucomicrobiota bacterium genome carries:
- a CDS encoding NUDIX hydrolase, which encodes MAWIEDPDRNVLLVRQSAGLKCWTLPGGKVKRGEALIKALKREVYEETGLRVQIGSLLGVLDRRDKDAITLLFVAVVTSGAPKVKRKQREIKEVSFQAALPEKASPSAKYFWSSRRAAPGNEGLLTSLENA